A single genomic interval of Brevibacillus brevis harbors:
- a CDS encoding L-threonine 3-dehydrogenase gives MKKILVTGALGQIGSELIMKLRDIYGADQVIATDIRKNEDDPVVQSGPFEVLDVTDGNRMFELAKKHGVDTIMHLAALLSATAEAKPLLAWNLNMGGLVNALEAARELNCQFFTPSSIGAFGPTTPKDNTPQDTIQRPTTMYGVNKVSGELLCDYYYQKFGVDTRGVRFPGLISYVAPPGGGTTDYAVDIYYKAIQHGAYTSYIGKGTYMDMMYMPDALNAIVSLMEADASKLIHRNAFNVTAMSIEPEDVAAAIRKHIPEFTLSYEVDPVRQAIADSWPNSIDATAAMQEWGFKAEYDLDKMTEDMLAKLRGKLLQQVG, from the coding sequence ATGAAAAAAATTCTGGTAACCGGGGCGTTAGGACAAATTGGTTCCGAGCTCATCATGAAATTACGCGATATTTACGGAGCGGATCAAGTCATCGCCACAGATATCCGGAAAAACGAAGATGATCCTGTCGTACAATCGGGTCCATTCGAAGTTCTTGATGTCACAGACGGGAACCGGATGTTTGAGCTGGCGAAGAAACATGGCGTAGATACCATCATGCATTTGGCTGCCCTGTTGTCTGCAACTGCTGAAGCAAAGCCTCTCTTGGCATGGAACCTGAACATGGGCGGGCTGGTAAACGCTCTGGAAGCAGCGCGTGAGTTGAACTGCCAGTTCTTTACACCGAGCTCGATTGGTGCATTTGGTCCGACAACACCAAAGGACAACACGCCGCAGGACACGATTCAACGCCCTACGACCATGTATGGTGTCAATAAAGTATCCGGTGAGTTGCTCTGCGATTACTATTATCAAAAATTTGGGGTAGATACGCGTGGTGTACGCTTCCCAGGTCTGATCTCGTATGTAGCGCCTCCAGGTGGTGGTACGACCGATTACGCGGTAGATATTTACTACAAGGCGATCCAGCATGGAGCATATACGTCCTACATTGGCAAAGGAACGTACATGGATATGATGTATATGCCTGATGCGCTGAATGCGATTGTTTCCCTTATGGAAGCAGATGCCTCCAAGCTCATTCACCGCAATGCGTTCAACGTGACTGCGATGAGCATTGAGCCAGAAGATGTAGCAGCAGCAATCCGTAAACACATTCCTGAGTTTACGCTCTCTTATGAAGTCGACCCTGTGCGTCAGGCGATTGCCGATAGCTGGCCGAACTCGATTGATGCTACGGCTGCCATGCAAGAGTGGGGCTTCAAAGCGGAGTACGACTTGGACAAAATGACTGAGGACATGCTCGCAAAACTGCGGGGAAAGTTGCTCCAGCAAGTCGGATAA
- a CDS encoding branched-chain amino acid ABC transporter permease — protein MDVATNLLVNGLATGTLIFLLASGLTLIFGLMSVLNFAHGGLFAWGAFAGVWLFGLTDSFLLAIVGAVVIGMLLGFVLERVLIRPVYGDHIQQLLVTLGGMLVISELLKVFWSPNPIRAVLPDYLQGSIELGDIILITYRLFVIAVGIVVYVGLHLLLTRTRLGLIVRAGVIDKEMVQALGINIKRVFTFVFLLGAGMAALGGSLLAPYSGVIFAEMGMQYAILAFIVVIVGGMGSVQGSMIAALLVGVLGSFMAYFVPELSLAVNMLLMLAVLLIKPSGLFGAKG, from the coding sequence ATGGATGTCGCGACTAATTTGCTTGTAAATGGACTGGCGACAGGCACACTCATTTTCTTGCTCGCTTCCGGGCTCACGTTGATCTTTGGCTTAATGAGTGTATTGAACTTTGCTCACGGTGGTTTGTTTGCCTGGGGAGCTTTTGCTGGTGTATGGCTTTTCGGATTGACGGATAGCTTTCTTCTGGCCATCGTAGGGGCTGTAGTCATTGGGATGCTGCTTGGCTTCGTGTTAGAGCGCGTGCTGATCCGTCCCGTGTACGGTGATCACATTCAGCAACTGCTCGTGACATTGGGCGGGATGCTCGTAATAAGTGAACTGCTCAAGGTATTTTGGAGCCCCAATCCCATTCGGGCGGTATTACCAGATTATTTGCAAGGGAGCATCGAGCTTGGCGACATCATATTGATCACATATCGCTTGTTCGTCATCGCAGTGGGAATAGTTGTGTACGTCGGGTTGCACCTGTTATTGACGCGAACCAGACTAGGCTTGATCGTCAGAGCGGGTGTCATCGATAAGGAAATGGTGCAGGCACTCGGCATCAATATTAAACGAGTGTTTACTTTCGTCTTTTTGCTGGGGGCAGGCATGGCCGCGCTCGGAGGAAGTCTGCTGGCCCCGTATTCGGGGGTTATTTTTGCGGAAATGGGTATGCAGTATGCGATTCTGGCATTCATCGTCGTCATTGTCGGAGGGATGGGAAGCGTTCAAGGCTCTATGATTGCGGCGCTTTTAGTAGGGGTGCTTGGCTCGTTTATGGCTTACTTCGTTCCAGAGCTTTCACTGGCAGTGAATATGCTGCTGATGCTGGCAGTGCTGCTTATCAAACCATCCGGCCTGTTTGGAGCGAAGGGGTGA
- a CDS encoding glycine C-acetyltransferase gives MASKTLEHFLHENLTDLKSKGLYNVIDPLQSANGPVITIAGKELINLSSNNYLGLATDQRLVDAAIAAASKYGVGAGAVRTINGTLDLHVKLEEKLAAFKHTEAAIAYQSGFNCNMAAISAVMDKDDAILSDELNHASIIDGCRLSRAQIIRVNHSDIDDLRAKAKEAKESGKYKKLMVITDGVFSMDGDVAKLPEIVEVAEQYDLITYVDDAHGSGVLGKGAGTVKHFGLSDKIDFQIGTLSKAIGVVGGYVAGRQELIDWLKVRSRPFLFSTSLTPADVAASIAAIDILMNSTELHDKLWDNGHYLKKGLKELGFNIGESETPITPCIIGDEQQTQEFSKRLYEEGVYAKAIVFPTVPKGTGRVRNMPTAAHSKEMLDRALSIYEKVGKEMGILK, from the coding sequence TTGGCGAGCAAAACACTTGAACATTTTTTACATGAAAATCTGACAGATTTGAAGAGCAAGGGACTGTACAACGTCATTGACCCCTTGCAAAGCGCGAACGGTCCTGTCATTACGATTGCAGGAAAAGAACTGATCAACCTCTCCTCCAATAACTATCTGGGCTTGGCTACTGATCAACGCCTTGTGGACGCTGCGATCGCAGCAGCAAGCAAATACGGCGTAGGGGCAGGGGCTGTACGTACAATTAACGGAACCTTGGACTTGCATGTGAAGCTGGAAGAAAAGCTCGCTGCCTTCAAGCACACGGAAGCAGCTATTGCTTACCAATCTGGTTTTAACTGCAACATGGCTGCGATCTCTGCTGTCATGGACAAGGATGATGCGATTCTTTCTGACGAGTTGAACCACGCTTCCATTATTGATGGATGCCGCCTGTCTCGTGCACAAATTATTCGTGTGAATCACTCCGATATCGATGACTTGCGTGCGAAAGCGAAGGAAGCGAAAGAATCCGGCAAATATAAAAAGCTGATGGTCATTACAGACGGCGTATTTTCGATGGATGGTGATGTCGCCAAGCTGCCGGAAATCGTAGAGGTAGCCGAACAATATGACTTGATTACGTATGTAGACGATGCCCACGGCTCTGGTGTTCTCGGTAAAGGGGCAGGAACGGTTAAGCATTTTGGCTTGTCTGATAAAATCGACTTCCAAATCGGAACACTTTCCAAAGCAATTGGAGTAGTCGGCGGTTATGTAGCGGGACGCCAAGAGTTGATCGACTGGCTCAAAGTGCGCAGCAGACCGTTCCTGTTCTCGACGTCGTTAACGCCAGCGGATGTGGCTGCTTCCATTGCGGCTATCGATATTTTGATGAACAGCACCGAGCTGCACGACAAGCTGTGGGATAACGGACATTACCTCAAAAAAGGCTTGAAAGAACTCGGCTTCAATATCGGGGAGAGCGAGACGCCTATCACTCCTTGCATTATCGGAGACGAACAGCAGACCCAGGAGTTCAGTAAGCGACTGTATGAAGAGGGCGTGTACGCGAAAGCGATCGTGTTCCCGACTGTACCAAAAGGAACGGGCCGTGTACGGAATATGCCTACAGCGGCACATAGCAAAGAAATGTTGGATCGTGCCCTCAGCATCTACGAAAAAGTTGGGAAAGAAATGGGGATCCTGAAATGA
- a CDS encoding acyl-CoA synthetase, which yields MELNMPVNYNFAAQVDEWAKKHPERRAVWELDEQGQESILTYEDLRQYSNKIANGLGSIGIEHGDRVLVLVSRGTLAYGLYLALLKLGAVILPGSEMLRSKDIEYRINHAKVKAVISFAGAMSEVDLTRGNCSTLQHYITTGEEKEGWISLEGLLQGQDTEFEVVNTKSDELAFLSYTSGTTGGPKGVMHVHGWPFAHLAVAATQWLDVREGDVVWATAGPGWAKWIWSPFVSTLGLGATAFVYKGKFSAENYLTILQKYPVSVLCATPTEYRIMAKVTDLEQYKLSALRSACSAGEPLNREVIDTFRRVFHLTVRDGYGQTENTLLVGTFVGMEPRPGSMGKPSPVVRIAIIDEEGAELPVGKVGDIAIDRHMVALFKGYLDDPQRTARAFRGDWYVTGDQGRMDEDGYIWFEGRSDDIIISGGYTIGPFEVEDALVKHAAVAECAAVASPDPERGHVVKAFVILKKGNEPSEALIGELQNHVKQLTAPYKYPRKIEFVQELPKTTSGKIRRIELRQQEAQQDQHS from the coding sequence ATGGAACTAAACATGCCAGTGAACTATAACTTCGCTGCCCAGGTGGACGAATGGGCGAAAAAACATCCGGAGAGACGAGCGGTTTGGGAGCTAGATGAACAAGGTCAAGAAAGTATCCTTACGTACGAAGATTTGCGCCAATATTCAAATAAAATCGCAAATGGTCTAGGTTCCATTGGAATTGAGCATGGGGATCGGGTACTCGTCCTGGTTTCCCGAGGAACATTGGCTTATGGTCTCTATTTGGCACTGCTGAAGCTGGGGGCAGTGATTTTGCCAGGGTCAGAGATGCTGCGTTCCAAAGATATCGAGTACCGGATCAATCATGCAAAAGTCAAGGCTGTGATCAGCTTCGCGGGAGCAATGAGTGAGGTTGATCTGACGAGAGGTAACTGTTCTACACTGCAACACTACATCACGACTGGCGAAGAGAAAGAAGGGTGGATTTCGCTTGAGGGGTTGCTCCAGGGGCAGGACACAGAATTTGAGGTAGTAAACACGAAGTCGGATGAGCTGGCCTTCCTGTCTTATACATCAGGGACGACTGGGGGACCAAAAGGGGTTATGCACGTTCACGGTTGGCCGTTTGCGCATTTGGCTGTGGCCGCTACGCAGTGGCTGGACGTTCGTGAAGGTGACGTCGTTTGGGCAACGGCTGGGCCTGGTTGGGCCAAGTGGATCTGGAGCCCGTTTGTCTCTACGTTAGGGCTGGGAGCGACTGCGTTTGTCTATAAAGGAAAGTTTTCTGCGGAAAATTATTTGACAATTCTGCAAAAGTATCCGGTTTCTGTCTTGTGTGCGACGCCAACCGAGTATAGAATCATGGCAAAAGTAACGGATTTGGAACAATACAAGCTGTCCGCTTTGCGCTCCGCATGTTCCGCCGGTGAACCGCTCAATCGGGAAGTGATCGACACATTCCGCCGCGTATTCCATTTGACCGTGCGAGACGGATACGGACAGACAGAGAATACTTTGCTGGTGGGTACCTTTGTCGGCATGGAGCCGAGGCCAGGTTCGATGGGCAAGCCATCGCCAGTTGTAAGGATCGCTATTATTGACGAAGAAGGAGCCGAGCTGCCGGTAGGTAAAGTGGGCGATATTGCCATTGATCGCCATATGGTAGCGCTGTTCAAAGGCTATCTGGATGATCCCCAGCGAACAGCCAGAGCGTTTCGCGGCGACTGGTACGTGACGGGTGACCAAGGTCGCATGGACGAAGATGGCTACATCTGGTTCGAAGGACGTTCAGACGACATTATCATCTCAGGTGGATATACAATTGGTCCGTTTGAAGTCGAGGATGCGTTGGTGAAGCACGCGGCAGTAGCGGAATGTGCGGCGGTTGCTAGTCCAGATCCAGAGCGTGGTCATGTGGTAAAAGCCTTTGTCATCCTGAAAAAAGGGAATGAGCCATCCGAAGCGTTGATCGGGGAATTGCAAAACCATGTGAAGCAATTAACAGCTCCGTATAAATACCCGCGCAAAATCGAATTTGTACAGGAACTGCCGAAGACGACCTCCGGTAAAATCAGACGGATCGAGCTGCGACAGCAGGAGGCACAGCAAGATCAGCATTCGTAA
- a CDS encoding (2Fe-2S) ferredoxin domain-containing protein: protein MATWDLSQTKHHVLICNGGSCMRKGGEEVTVAIREAITNAGLDDYVHTTRTRCNGRCEDACVMIVYPEGIWYENVTPEDAQMLVEEHFQNGRPVEALMTHRFETNGFVRTIDTKPGILKSQKAKK, encoded by the coding sequence GTGGCAACATGGGACTTATCTCAGACAAAGCATCACGTGCTGATTTGTAATGGTGGAAGCTGTATGCGCAAGGGTGGCGAAGAGGTTACGGTAGCGATACGCGAAGCGATTACCAACGCAGGCTTGGATGACTATGTACATACAACTCGCACGCGCTGCAACGGGCGATGTGAGGACGCATGCGTGATGATCGTGTACCCTGAGGGAATCTGGTATGAAAACGTGACGCCAGAGGATGCACAGATGTTGGTGGAAGAGCATTTTCAAAATGGCAGACCAGTAGAGGCCTTGATGACGCATCGCTTCGAAACAAACGGTTTTGTGCGTACGATCGACACCAAGCCTGGTATCTTAAAATCACAAAAGGCAAAAAAATGA
- a CDS encoding ABC transporter ATP-binding protein — protein sequence MMLQLDQIETYLDQFHILQGVSLSVQAGSITVLFGRNGAGKTTTLRSIMGLAPIRHGQIRYLGEEIGHLPTYSIARKGIGYVPENQGIFHDFTVEETFRLAMQKNDDEQKEKLAWMLDLFPDLRHYWKKKSGHLSGGQKQMLAIARAYVNSNGLLLIDEPSKGLAPIMVEKLMFHIDSMKQKTTVLLVEQNFMMASMIGEQYYLMDEGKIVRGGAMQELKDDADTRQKYLGIA from the coding sequence ATGATGCTGCAACTTGATCAGATCGAAACGTACCTCGACCAGTTTCACATCTTGCAGGGTGTCTCGCTATCCGTGCAAGCGGGCAGTATTACCGTTTTGTTTGGTCGAAACGGAGCGGGTAAAACAACGACGCTTCGTTCCATCATGGGGCTTGCCCCGATACGTCATGGCCAAATCCGCTATCTAGGAGAAGAAATCGGACATCTGCCGACCTATTCCATTGCGCGTAAGGGGATTGGCTATGTGCCCGAGAATCAAGGAATTTTTCATGATTTTACGGTAGAAGAGACGTTCCGGCTCGCCATGCAAAAGAATGACGACGAACAAAAAGAAAAGCTCGCTTGGATGCTGGATCTATTCCCTGATCTGCGTCACTACTGGAAAAAGAAAAGTGGGCACTTAAGCGGTGGTCAAAAGCAAATGCTGGCGATTGCACGAGCTTATGTGAACAGCAACGGACTCTTGTTAATTGACGAGCCGAGCAAGGGACTGGCGCCCATCATGGTGGAAAAGCTTATGTTCCACATCGATTCGATGAAGCAGAAAACGACCGTACTTTTAGTTGAGCAAAACTTTATGATGGCGAGCATGATCGGCGAGCAGTACTACTTGATGGATGAAGGGAAAATTGTCCGCGGTGGCGCGATGCAGGAGTTGAAGGATGATGCAGATACACGACAAAAGTATTTGGGCATTGCCTGA
- a CDS encoding transglycosylase domain-containing protein, translated as MNHLPIPLGRNTDLYEAASMPKSIKNLGVRWKKRLRISFLVIMMVAILAPIVLAWTGNIWIDEKKLAAVQQSNSYVKLDEMPDHVWKAFVAIEDHRFMQHPGVDPIGLSRAIWVDIKEGAYVQGGSTITMQLARNLFLTNDKTMTRKGKEIAIALQLEQRYSKKELLEMYLNVIYFGHGKYGIGEAVPFYFGKKATETGDRAVTLGEAAMLASLPKGPERYSPIKNWDRAKERQAVVLDRMKELDVIDQTESTLAKKEQIAVVPAVKRVAN; from the coding sequence ATGAACCACCTTCCAATCCCATTAGGAAGAAACACCGACTTGTATGAAGCGGCAAGCATGCCCAAGAGCATCAAGAATCTCGGTGTTCGTTGGAAAAAACGACTGCGTATCAGTTTTCTCGTGATCATGATGGTAGCCATCCTGGCACCGATCGTGCTCGCGTGGACAGGGAATATATGGATAGATGAAAAAAAGCTGGCTGCTGTACAGCAATCCAATAGCTATGTAAAGCTGGACGAAATGCCCGACCATGTGTGGAAGGCGTTCGTTGCGATAGAGGATCATCGGTTTATGCAGCATCCAGGGGTTGACCCGATTGGATTGAGCCGGGCAATCTGGGTGGATATCAAGGAAGGTGCCTACGTGCAGGGCGGAAGTACGATTACCATGCAGTTGGCGCGGAACCTGTTTCTGACGAACGATAAAACGATGACCAGAAAAGGGAAGGAAATCGCGATCGCTTTGCAATTGGAACAGCGATACAGCAAAAAAGAACTGCTCGAAATGTACCTCAACGTTATTTATTTCGGGCACGGAAAATACGGGATTGGCGAAGCTGTTCCCTTTTACTTCGGAAAAAAAGCAACAGAAACAGGGGATCGAGCGGTAACACTGGGAGAAGCGGCAATGCTGGCTTCTTTACCAAAAGGACCAGAGCGTTACTCCCCGATAAAGAACTGGGACCGAGCCAAAGAACGGCAAGCGGTTGTGTTGGACCGGATGAAAGAGTTAGATGTGATTGATCAAACGGAAAGTACGTTGGCGAAAAAGGAGCAAATCGCAGTAGTTCCCGCTGTCAAACGTGTAGCAAATTAA
- a CDS encoding carboxypeptidase-like regulatory domain-containing protein, with protein MDLIIEVKDAAGAPISEADVSVVVSEDRKTGKTDERGQAVFRPLPDGLFKVEVTHPLYLEEEVEVIPPNGGGSFIWGNPVCTVSPPTTVIVRLSRIRAAPLFPISDKELKQRNAFNPKGIFTWIDHAGNPTGRYLATFNNEEPFIPVKHPLLPTNPTEGWGRFNHGEPVKIEPSRTSDLVWLEWGIGEKSPRFLVAIWVPRWRGVTPSKLDFVIFFPTNTDKPEHYPPLNEYPYKAWKINNTLVQPYPAEAHRFLFRDKWLVYQLLAAKRQAVVVVPIQPSGDWGPLAHAAGLSRLLAEVTHFLHRSGYTSGGNTNHDEDRAPIPPRFRFNRIHQPPPSVQRVVLSGFSSGMKPIANMIPTQIGQKIDDRSFNININGLNGHTLFGADVAPFLNAWKEVWNHDGEADARDALDKYLPEWLRRDSQRMARCYQTAYTGSEGWIDKSPLVKFTSGPPLSPKNGLIATERHSDDRCSLVYFGHGYLKHTTGSPTIAPAFWNAKDIHQSVPMVTFGHAAMLSGLSKF; from the coding sequence ATGGACCTAATTATCGAAGTCAAGGATGCCGCAGGTGCACCAATCAGCGAAGCTGATGTTTCTGTCGTCGTGTCGGAGGACCGCAAGACCGGTAAAACGGACGAGCGAGGCCAGGCCGTTTTTCGACCACTGCCGGACGGACTCTTCAAAGTCGAAGTAACTCACCCCTTATATTTAGAGGAAGAAGTCGAGGTCATCCCGCCAAACGGAGGCGGATCTTTTATTTGGGGCAATCCGGTGTGTACTGTATCACCTCCCACAACCGTCATCGTCCGCTTGTCACGAATCCGTGCCGCTCCTCTTTTTCCGATCTCCGATAAAGAATTGAAGCAACGTAATGCATTCAATCCGAAGGGAATCTTTACCTGGATCGACCATGCTGGGAATCCTACTGGTCGTTACTTGGCAACGTTTAACAACGAGGAACCCTTTATTCCAGTGAAACACCCCCTATTACCCACTAACCCTACGGAAGGGTGGGGGAGGTTCAATCACGGTGAACCAGTCAAGATCGAACCGAGTCGAACCAGTGATCTAGTTTGGTTGGAATGGGGAATCGGCGAGAAAAGTCCCCGTTTTCTCGTAGCTATTTGGGTGCCGCGCTGGCGTGGTGTCACTCCGAGCAAACTCGATTTCGTTATCTTCTTCCCAACTAACACCGACAAACCCGAACACTATCCTCCACTAAATGAATATCCTTACAAGGCCTGGAAAATTAACAATACCCTTGTTCAGCCGTACCCAGCGGAGGCTCATCGTTTCTTGTTCCGCGATAAATGGCTTGTCTACCAATTGCTTGCAGCTAAGCGTCAAGCAGTGGTGGTGGTTCCAATCCAACCATCCGGGGATTGGGGCCCGTTAGCTCACGCCGCAGGTCTATCTCGGCTTTTAGCCGAGGTCACTCACTTCCTTCATCGTTCAGGTTACACGTCAGGAGGTAATACTAACCATGATGAGGATCGTGCTCCCATACCTCCGCGTTTTCGCTTCAACCGTATCCACCAACCACCCCCCTCGGTACAACGAGTCGTTTTAAGCGGTTTTAGTTCTGGTATGAAACCAATAGCAAACATGATTCCAACCCAGATCGGTCAGAAAATAGACGATCGGAGTTTCAATATCAACATCAATGGACTCAACGGGCACACCCTCTTCGGCGCGGATGTGGCTCCGTTTCTTAATGCTTGGAAGGAGGTTTGGAACCACGATGGAGAAGCCGACGCTCGAGATGCCCTGGATAAATACCTCCCCGAATGGTTAAGACGGGATTCTCAGCGGATGGCGCGCTGCTACCAAACCGCTTACACCGGATCGGAAGGTTGGATTGACAAAAGCCCACTGGTCAAATTCACATCAGGACCACCCTTGAGTCCTAAAAATGGGTTGATTGCGACAGAACGACACTCAGACGACCGCTGCTCCCTGGTTTATTTCGGTCATGGATATTTGAAACATACAACAGGCTCTCCCACGATTGCTCCAGCGTTTTGGAACGCGAAAGATATTCATCAATCCGTGCCTATGGTCACATTCGGTCATGCCGCCATGCTGAGCGGTTTGTCTAAGTTCTAA
- the xerS gene encoding tyrosine recombinase XerS, whose protein sequence is MSVTKQRDALQLLQTVGSYPWYVEKFIEHKKAKKNSPSTLLGYLRDFSFFFRWMMTEGLSTAADMKDIPLSDLNDLKKETVESYILYLQESHLYERSALLSNPTKSAKKEYSDRTISRKISSLKSLFHYLSALAEDENGESYLTRNVLAKIELEITELTPLARAHAIRAKILIDDEIYQFVDFVYNGYLAHCDTEKKKQYHMQNRDRDTALIAMILSGGFRVSEIVSLDLSDIIMEKNQLKLIRKGKKEDAPFFSDWGKEYLAKYLQVRDKYNPEPQEDAVFLAVSPTNPNGHRIEVRSVQKLVKKYAKAFGIPDLSVHKLRHSFATQFLRLNPDPHQLQAQLGHSKIETTMQYAHVLEDALGKAVNRTT, encoded by the coding sequence ATGTCCGTTACCAAACAGCGCGATGCCTTGCAGCTTTTGCAGACAGTCGGCTCCTACCCATGGTATGTCGAAAAGTTTATTGAGCATAAAAAAGCAAAAAAGAATTCCCCCTCCACCTTGCTTGGATACCTTCGCGATTTCTCTTTTTTCTTTCGCTGGATGATGACAGAAGGATTAAGTACCGCAGCGGATATGAAGGACATTCCGTTAAGCGACTTGAATGACTTGAAGAAGGAAACGGTTGAAAGCTACATCTTATACTTGCAGGAGTCGCATTTGTATGAGCGATCTGCTTTGCTCTCGAACCCTACCAAAAGCGCGAAGAAAGAGTACAGCGACCGTACGATCAGCAGAAAAATATCGAGCCTGAAATCGCTTTTTCATTACTTATCCGCTCTCGCTGAAGACGAGAATGGGGAATCGTATTTGACGCGGAATGTACTCGCCAAAATCGAGCTGGAGATCACGGAGCTGACTCCCCTCGCGCGCGCCCATGCCATTCGGGCAAAAATCCTGATTGACGACGAAATCTATCAGTTCGTCGATTTTGTCTACAACGGCTATCTAGCCCATTGTGATACGGAGAAAAAGAAGCAGTATCACATGCAAAACCGCGACCGGGATACTGCCTTGATCGCGATGATTCTCTCCGGTGGCTTCCGAGTGTCAGAGATCGTCAGTCTCGATCTATCCGACATTATTATGGAAAAAAACCAGTTGAAATTGATTCGCAAAGGAAAGAAAGAGGACGCTCCTTTTTTCAGTGATTGGGGCAAGGAGTACTTAGCCAAATACTTGCAGGTGCGTGACAAATACAATCCCGAACCGCAAGAGGACGCTGTTTTTCTCGCTGTTTCCCCTACCAATCCAAATGGGCATCGCATTGAAGTGCGGTCTGTCCAAAAGCTGGTCAAAAAGTATGCCAAAGCATTCGGCATCCCCGATTTGTCTGTCCATAAGCTTCGTCACAGCTTTGCTACACAGTTTCTCCGGTTGAACCCTGACCCCCATCAGCTCCAAGCACAACTGGGGCACTCCAAAATTGAAACGACCATGCAGTATGCCCATGTATTAGAAGATGCTTTGGGCAAGGCTGTGAACCGAACTACTTAA
- a CDS encoding branched-chain amino acid ABC transporter permease — protein MTTSGLLNHRFIVFVFLSLAVLPFLSDSRSMYILFTQIFIFAIFAMSFDLLLGYTGIVSFGHCMFFGIGAYSVSLFLKNFEATISYFLLGVLVAIVLSGFLSYVIGMLSLRLKSHFYAMLTLAISQLLFVLAEKWRSLTMGGDGFTFPVPELFRDRLSFYYVCLILMVMLFVILRAFTRSPLGKVLKAIGQNEQRAEALGYQILHYKVIVSIVAGVVAAISGGLYAVMLRFVNTQVFSIETTLDALLMSMIGGLGTLFGSILGSGIVELAHHGLTELAKLHPIFERWVIFLGLLYILVVLCFPSGIVGSFQEWREKRKQRSGQAATITEQVE, from the coding sequence TTGACTACGTCCGGATTGTTGAACCATCGATTTATTGTTTTTGTCTTTCTATCCTTGGCGGTTTTGCCGTTTCTTTCTGACTCGCGAAGCATGTACATCTTGTTCACCCAAATCTTTATCTTTGCGATTTTTGCGATGAGCTTTGATTTGTTGCTCGGCTATACGGGGATCGTCTCGTTCGGACACTGTATGTTTTTCGGAATAGGTGCGTACTCCGTGTCTTTATTCCTGAAAAATTTTGAGGCGACGATCAGTTATTTCTTGCTTGGCGTACTCGTTGCCATCGTGCTCTCCGGTTTTCTCAGCTATGTGATCGGGATGCTGTCCTTGCGATTGAAAAGTCACTTTTATGCGATGCTGACCTTGGCGATTTCCCAACTGCTATTCGTGTTGGCAGAAAAATGGCGCTCGCTGACGATGGGTGGCGATGGCTTCACCTTCCCGGTGCCTGAGCTGTTTCGTGATCGTTTGTCCTTTTACTATGTATGCCTGATCCTAATGGTCATGCTGTTCGTCATCTTGCGGGCGTTTACGCGCTCTCCACTCGGAAAGGTACTGAAAGCCATCGGTCAAAATGAACAACGCGCGGAAGCGTTAGGCTATCAAATTCTTCATTATAAGGTAATCGTCAGCATTGTCGCTGGAGTGGTTGCTGCAATTAGTGGAGGCTTGTACGCGGTCATGCTGCGATTCGTAAACACCCAGGTATTTTCGATTGAAACGACGCTGGATGCGCTCTTAATGAGCATGATCGGTGGGCTGGGAACGCTATTTGGCTCTATTTTGGGGTCGGGGATCGTGGAGCTGGCGCATCACGGGCTGACTGAGTTGGCGAAGCTTCACCCCATATTCGAGAGATGGGTCATCTTCCTTGGCTTGCTCTATATTTTGGTCGTGCTCTGCTTTCCGAGCGGAATTGTCGGCAGCTTTCAAGAGTGGAGGGAAAAAAGAAAACAGCGTTCTGGGCAGGCTGCAACGATCACGGAGCAAGTAGAGTGA